A window of the Lactuca sativa cultivar Salinas chromosome 5, Lsat_Salinas_v11, whole genome shotgun sequence genome harbors these coding sequences:
- the LOC111887001 gene encoding BTB/POZ domain-containing protein NPY2: MKFMKLGSKPDSFQTDDNNIWYVASELATDIVINIGDAKFYLHKFPLLSKSGRLQKLVANTNGGIGDEIVIHDIPGGPAAFEICAKFCYGMTVTLNAYNVVTARCAADYLEMHETMEKGNLIYKIDVFLNSSIFRSWKDSIIVLQTTKSMMMLAEELKLVSHCIESIASKVSVDVSKVDWSYTYNRKKLPEENDNRMLTGGLRTITVPADWWVEDLAELELDLYKRVLVHIKNRGLVHDEVIGEALKAFASRRLPGFNKGVIPSGDLVKTRSIVDTIVWLLPSEKGAVSCGFLLKLLKMVILVDSGEMVKMDLVKKIGQQLEEASVHDLLIRAKEGGIDSTIYDVKTVQKIVEEFMVRDQDRNGEFEADGNEIQEVRRSTGGILSEASKLMVAKLVDSYLAEVAKDPNLPLSMFVDLAETVSVFSRPAHDGIYRAIDMYLKAHPGISKSERKRICRLMDCKKLSVEACMHAVQNERLPLRVVVQVLFFEQVRAAASSGSSTPDLPKAIKDLNSTSHGSSRSTNTNTEEDWDAVATTEELKALRGELASLRLERNGGGHAKSPLADRSSVHKLKGLVATKRILTKIWSSKGGGTGENSGSDSSGSLGSGNRDEHVKMVSTPSRKGRHSVS; encoded by the exons ATGAAGTTCATGAAACTTGGATCCAAACCCGATTCGTTTCAGACTGACGACAACAATATTTG GTATGTGGCTTCTGAATTGGCAACAGATATTGTGATCAATATAGGAGATGCAAAGTTCTATCTACATAAG TTTCCATTGTTATCAAAAAGTGGTCGTTTACAGAAGCTAGTAGCAAACACCAATGGTGGCATTGGGGACGAAATCGTCATTCACGACATTCCCGGTGGGCCCGCTGCATTTGAAATATGTGCCAAGTTTTGTTACGGAATGACAGTAACCTTAAACGCGTATAATGTTGTCACTGCTCGATGTGCAGCCGATTACCTCGAAATGCATGAAACAATGGAGAAAGGAAACCTGATTTACAAAATCGATGTGTTTTTAAACTCGAGCATTTTCAGAAGCTGGAAAGATTCAATCATAGTACTTCAAACAACAAAATCAATGATGATGTTGGCTGAAGAACTAAAGCTAGTGAGCCATTGCATTGAGTCAATAGCTTCAAAGGTATCGGTTGATGTCTCAAAGGTTGATTGGTCGTATACTTATAACCGAAAGAAGCTTCCGGAAGAAAATGATAACCGAATGTTAACTGGAGGACTTAGGACAATAACTGTTCCAGCTGATTGGTGGGTGGAGGATCTTGCTGAGCTGGAACTCGATTTATACAAAAGGGTTCTTGTTCATATAAAAAACCGGGGTTTAGTCCATGATGAAGTGATTGGTGAAGCTTTAAAAGCTTTTGCTTCTAGAAGATTACCCGGGTTTAACAAAGGGGTGATACCCAGTGGCGATTTGGTAAAAACTCGATCGATAGTCGACACGATTGTATGGCTTTTACCCTCTGAAAAAGGCGCAGTTTCTTGTGGTTTCTTGCTTAAACTGTTGAAAATGGTGATTTTGGTTGATTCGGGTGAAATGGTGAAGATGGATTTGGTCAAAAAGATTGGTCAACAACTTGAGGAGGCTTCGGTTCATGATCTTTTGATTCGTGCTAAAGAAGGTGGGATTGATTCCACCATTTATGATGTGAAAACGGTTCAGAAAATAGTTGAAGAGTTTATGGTTCGTGATCAAGATCGAAATGGGGAATTTGAAGCAGATGGAAATGAGATTCAAGAAGTAAGGAGGTCAACCGGAGGGATATTATCAGAAGCTTCAAAATTAATGGTTGCTAAACTTGTTGATTCTTACCTTGCTGAGGTGGCAAAGGACCCGAATTTACCTTTATCAATGTTTGTCGATCTTGCTGAAACAGTTTCGGTTTTTTCAAGACCAGCTCATGATGGTATTTATCGCGCAATTGATATGTATCTCAAG GCGCACCCTGGGATTAGTAAAAGTGAGAGGAAGAGAATCTGTAGGTTGATGGACTGCAAGAAACTTTCAGTGGAAGCATGCATGCACGCGGTTCAAAACGAGCGGCTGCCGCTGCGTGTGGTGGTGCAAGTTCTGTTTTTCGAACAAGTCCGGGCGGCAGCTTCCTCTGGGAGCAGCACACCGGACCTCCCGAAAGCAATCAAAGATCTGAACAGCACCTCCCATGGGAGCTCAAGGTCAACCAACACCAACACAGAAGAAGATTGGGATGCGGTTGCTACAACTGAAGAACTTAAAGCTTTAAGGGGTGAGCTGGCATCCTTGAGACTTGAAAGAAACGGTGGTGGACATGCAAAGAGCCCTTTAGCTGACAGGAGTTCTGTTCATAAGTTGAAAGGTTTGGTTGCAACTAAGAGGATTTTGACTAAAATATGGTCGAGTAAAGGTGGTGGGACAGGGGAGAATAGTGGGTCGGATTCTTCTGGAAGTCTTGGGTCGGGTAATCGTGATGAACATGTGAAAATGGTATCGACTCCTTCGAGAAAAGGGCGACATTCGGTGTCTTGA